The DNA sequence GTAGACTCAGTGAGTACACAAAGTCCCTTTGATGTCTCCATATGAGTACTCACTAACGACATGATATTTTTAATAAATTGCAATCAAACATTACTTCAAAATACTAAAAGAGATCAATCTAAATTGAGTAATTAATTTGTAAGGGGATTGTGTATAGAAAATTAGCTATATAAAAAGCCACAAGAGCACTAAACTCTTGTGGCTTCACTTTTACTATTCATGTTAAAAATCTAAATCTTTTTCATTACCATCATAATCTATTAGTAATGATCCTTCGTCTAAGGTATCCATTAACCATTCCACCAAACCACTCCATGATCTAGAAACGCTGTTAGTCTCCCTATCCCACTGTATTACTGTTGCATTGTATCCATTGCTTGATTCTAAGTCTATACAAATAGTGTCACCATAGCTTAAATCTGCAATGATTAAATACGTGTCTGGCACCCCTATCGGTCTTCGTTCTTTTTTAAACGAATCATTTAGATAGAAGCCACTACGCTGTTTTGGGCCCCAAGCAGCTATATAAATTTCTGATAGGACCGTTCCAGGTATAAATAATTCTCCACCATTATACAATTGAAGAAAATCTTTATATATATCAGGAATTTGGATGTTAAGTTCATTTTGAAGGCTTGTTATATCTTCTAAACCAATTCCATCATTTAAGATATGAATACCATCTACATATTTATTAACTTCCTCAAAAAATGGTTGTAAATGATTATTTTTTGAATAATATTTTCTTAGCATAAAACCATCTCCCTCTATTCATGTTTCCAAGGTACAACGTCTCCAAAGTCAGTCATACTGTCATTCTTAAGAGTATAGTAGCCATTTGTAGGATTGTGATAATTTCCACGGTGAGCGTCAAAATGTTCATTTACATCCATATTCCTTCCCTTTAAAAATTGAATATTAGCTGGCTCGCCAGCTAAATCAGGATATTCGGTAGCAGATTTCATATGTTGTCCCTCTTAACCTTTCACTCTTCCAATGTTTTTAACCAATTCTTTCTCTTGTCTCCATCCTTGGCTAACAACTTTCTGACGAAAAGCTGAAAACTGTTTATCTGTTAGTCATTTTCCTTTTACATATAAAACACATAATGTCATTCAAACGATCCAGAATCCTTTTTAAAGAATATAAAACTAAAACAATACTATTTGTCGCGAAAACGAAAATAAACGCTTAAAAAGCAAAATAGACAGGTTTAAAAGAAGGTTTTCCTTTGCTTTTGGGGTTGAGGCTGGTTCGTCGTGTGGGGACGAGCCCCCACGTATTACGTATCTATCAATATGGTAAGTGAAATTATTAGACGAAAGCACTAGCGGTTCGGCTCGTATAATAGCAATTCAAGCCGATGATCCCCAATAGTTGCTTTTGGATGTATCGGCTTGGTGATATCCAAACTTGAGCCGAAAAAAGTTTTGCAAGGATGTAGCAAAGCGAAAAGGGTGGAGATTTTTTGTAGCAAAGCGAAAGAAAATACGACCCGTTCCTTGCGGAACTTTTAGCT is a window from the Bacillus mycoides genome containing:
- a CDS encoding SMI1/KNR4 family protein; amino-acid sequence: MLRKYYSKNNHLQPFFEEVNKYVDGIHILNDGIGLEDITSLQNELNIQIPDIYKDFLQLYNGGELFIPGTVLSEIYIAAWGPKQRSGFYLNDSFKKERRPIGVPDTYLIIADLSYGDTICIDLESSNGYNATVIQWDRETNSVSRSWSGLVEWLMDTLDEGSLLIDYDGNEKDLDF